Proteins encoded by one window of Modestobacter marinus:
- a CDS encoding lysophospholipid acyltransferase family protein translates to MSWLPASACTTACTADPAPTVDAATRRRRWLRLTAALAGTGVAALRAPVTGARGRRRLVVCAAARVLTAAGVRVEVTAPAVAWPRAGAGRGPGPLVVSNHVSWVDDLAMLTVVPGVPVAKREVGDWPVLGGLARRAGVVLLDRARIRTLPGSVAQAADLLRSGTAVTVHPEGTTACGVELGRFRPAFFQAAVDAAAPVCPVAVRYRVHGGASTAVAGFLADESLWRSIARVVRVRGLVVEVHLLPALDPAGADRRELAALAEYAVAAVTEARSPVVAAHPRRPRVPARRMPVRRPTVIPTHPGSARAA, encoded by the coding sequence ATGAGCTGGCTGCCGGCCTCCGCCTGCACCACCGCCTGCACCGCCGACCCCGCGCCGACCGTGGACGCCGCGACGCGACGGCGCCGCTGGCTCCGCCTGACCGCCGCACTGGCCGGCACCGGGGTCGCCGCGCTGCGGGCGCCCGTCACCGGCGCCCGGGGCCGCCGGCGGCTGGTCGTGTGCGCCGCGGCCAGGGTGCTCACCGCCGCCGGTGTGCGGGTCGAGGTCACCGCCCCGGCCGTGGCCTGGCCGCGCGCGGGTGCCGGCCGCGGCCCCGGACCCCTCGTGGTCAGCAACCACGTCTCCTGGGTCGACGACCTGGCGATGCTCACCGTGGTGCCGGGTGTACCCGTGGCGAAGCGCGAGGTGGGCGACTGGCCGGTCCTCGGGGGCCTGGCCCGCCGCGCCGGCGTGGTCCTGCTCGACCGGGCGCGGATCCGGACCCTCCCGGGCTCGGTCGCCCAGGCCGCGGACCTGCTCCGGTCCGGCACGGCGGTGACCGTCCACCCCGAGGGGACGACGGCGTGCGGCGTCGAGCTCGGCCGCTTCCGCCCGGCCTTCTTCCAGGCCGCGGTGGACGCCGCGGCCCCGGTCTGCCCGGTCGCCGTCCGGTACCGGGTGCACGGTGGCGCGTCCACCGCGGTCGCCGGCTTCCTGGCCGACGAGTCGCTGTGGCGCAGCATCGCCCGGGTGGTGCGCGTCCGCGGCCTGGTGGTGGAGGTGCACCTGCTGCCGGCGCTCGACCCGGCCGGCGCCGACCGCCGGGAGCTGGCCGCGCTCGCCGAGTACGCCGTCGCCGCGGTCACCGAGGCCCGGTCACCGGTCGTCGCGGCCCACCCGCGCCGGCCGCGGGTGCCGGCCCGCCGGATGCCGGTCCGCCGGCCCACCGTCATCCCGACCCACCCGGGTTCCGCGCGTGCTGCGTGA
- a CDS encoding YchJ family protein, translating into MTPRRCPCGTGLPYDGCCGRLHDGTATAATAEQLMRSRYSAYAVGDAGYLLRTWHSTTRPRTLDLEPAVRWTGLEVLATSGGTLLAPEGTVEFRAHHRAGGVRGAQHERSRFTREDGQWRYVDGVSLD; encoded by the coding sequence GTGACGCCCCGACGCTGCCCCTGCGGCACCGGCCTGCCCTACGACGGGTGCTGCGGCCGGCTGCACGACGGGACGGCGACCGCGGCCACCGCCGAGCAGCTGATGCGCTCCCGGTACAGCGCCTACGCCGTCGGGGACGCCGGGTACCTGCTGCGCACCTGGCACTCCACCACCCGCCCCCGCACCCTCGACCTCGAGCCCGCGGTGCGCTGGACCGGGCTGGAGGTCCTCGCGACCAGCGGCGGCACCCTGCTGGCACCGGAGGGCACGGTGGAGTTCCGGGCCCACCACCGCGCCGGCGGCGTCCGCGGGGCCCAGCACGAGCGCAGCCGGTTCACCCGCGAGGACGGCCAGTGGCGGTACGTCGACGGGGTCTCCCTGGACTGA
- a CDS encoding GNAT family N-acetyltransferase produces the protein MTAAVTTAPSPVPQVPRRSYTTALATHPDEVADAQRLRWTVFAQERGALLAPPAAGPGRDADEWDALCDHLLVRDQATGEVVGTYRLLPPERAAAAGRSYGDGEFDLSRHAALRPGLVEAGRGCVHPDHRTGTVITALWAGVLRYVLERGATHLAGCASVPLTDGGATVAGVWAAVRTHHLAPAPLRVVPHLPFDVEAPPQPERLVMPPLLRGYLKLGARVCGRPAYDPAFGTADLYVLLAVADIPDRVRGRLLGGDR, from the coding sequence GTGACCGCAGCCGTGACCACAGCGCCGAGCCCCGTCCCGCAGGTCCCCCGCCGCAGCTACACGACCGCCCTGGCCACCCACCCCGACGAGGTCGCCGACGCGCAACGGCTCCGCTGGACCGTCTTCGCCCAGGAGCGCGGCGCCCTGCTCGCCCCGCCGGCCGCCGGCCCCGGGCGGGACGCCGACGAGTGGGACGCGCTCTGCGACCACCTGCTGGTGCGCGACCAGGCGACCGGCGAGGTCGTCGGCACCTACCGGCTGCTGCCGCCCGAGCGGGCCGCCGCCGCCGGCCGCAGCTACGGGGACGGCGAGTTCGACCTCTCCCGCCACGCGGCCCTGCGCCCCGGGCTGGTCGAGGCCGGCCGTGGCTGCGTGCACCCCGACCACCGCACCGGCACCGTGATCACCGCGCTGTGGGCCGGCGTCCTCCGCTACGTCCTCGAGCGCGGCGCCACCCACCTCGCCGGCTGCGCCTCGGTCCCGCTGACCGACGGCGGCGCCACCGTCGCCGGGGTCTGGGCGGCGGTGCGCACCCACCACCTTGCCCCGGCGCCTCTCCGGGTGGTGCCGCACCTGCCCTTCGACGTCGAGGCGCCGCCACAGCCGGAACGCCTGGTGATGCCCCCACTGCTCCGGGGCTACCTGAAGCTGGGCGCCCGGGTGTGCGGCCGGCCGGCGTACGACCCGGCGTTCGGGACCGCCGACCTGTACGTGCTCCTGGCCGTCGCCGACATCCCCGACCGGGTGCGCGGCCGGCTGCTCGGCGGCGACCGATGA
- a CDS encoding FMN-dependent NADH-azoreductase yields the protein MPHLLHLDSSADPRRSASREVTAAFVRGWQDRGPDFTVTSRDLQVEPPPHLPDAALHWAPRLRRPEEVVDPAAEAQQHVYLDELLAADVLLVGAPMYNWSLPSTLRAWLDHVHVLGTTVPFGDFEARPLAGRNAVVVSSRGASYDAGGEQASWDHTVPPLELVLGRSFGMTVSVITLQLTLADRVPAMADLRDRAAAEADAARSFAEELAERITP from the coding sequence ATGCCGCACCTGCTGCACCTCGACTCGTCCGCCGATCCGCGCAGGTCCGCCTCCCGCGAGGTGACCGCCGCCTTCGTCCGGGGCTGGCAGGACCGGGGCCCGGACTTCACCGTCACCTCCCGCGACCTGCAGGTCGAGCCGCCGCCGCACCTGCCCGACGCCGCCCTGCACTGGGCCCCCCGGCTGCGCAGGCCCGAGGAAGTCGTCGACCCGGCCGCCGAGGCGCAGCAGCACGTCTACCTCGACGAGCTGCTGGCCGCCGACGTCCTGCTGGTCGGCGCGCCGATGTACAACTGGTCGCTGCCCTCGACGCTCAGGGCCTGGCTGGACCACGTCCACGTGCTGGGCACCACCGTGCCGTTCGGCGACTTCGAGGCCCGGCCGCTGGCCGGGCGGAACGCCGTCGTCGTCTCCAGCCGGGGGGCCAGCTACGACGCCGGCGGGGAGCAGGCCAGCTGGGACCACACGGTGCCACCGCTGGAGCTGGTGCTCGGCCGGTCCTTCGGCATGACCGTCTCGGTCATCACGCTGCAGCTGACCCTGGCCGACCGGGTGCCGGCGATGGCCGACCTGCGCGACCGCGCCGCCGCCGAGGCCGACGCCGCCCGCAGCTTCGCCGAGGAGCTCGCCGAGCGCATCACCCCCTGA
- the ppk2 gene encoding polyphosphate kinase 2 gives MTQQMRDRAPEGTPSPVLDLSRWRLNALPDTHSDEDWDDDRELFDPEGNRVDTWREGYPYSERLERREYEIVKRQLQIELLKLQGWVKDTGQKMVLVFEGRDAAGKGGTIKRFTEHLNPRGSTVIALDKPSEREKTQWYFQRYVQHLPAAGEIVMFDRSWYNRAGVERVMGYCTAEEYLRFMRQAPEFEQMLVESGIHLVKFWFSVTRGEQRSRFIVRQIDPVRQWKLSPTDLASLDKWEAYTEAKEAMFLHTDTGHAPWTVIKSNDKKRARLEAMRHVLARFDYSRKDPAAVGTPDPLIVGSAAEVLEEEAGAPVMPRPGEPLPPQHD, from the coding sequence GTGACCCAGCAGATGCGTGACCGTGCCCCGGAGGGCACGCCGTCACCCGTCCTCGACCTGTCCCGGTGGCGGCTCAACGCCCTGCCGGACACGCACTCCGACGAGGACTGGGACGACGACCGCGAGCTCTTCGACCCCGAGGGCAACCGGGTCGACACCTGGCGCGAGGGCTACCCGTACAGCGAGCGCCTGGAGCGGCGGGAGTACGAGATCGTCAAGCGGCAGCTGCAGATCGAGCTGCTCAAGCTGCAGGGCTGGGTGAAGGACACCGGGCAGAAGATGGTCCTGGTGTTCGAGGGCCGGGACGCCGCCGGCAAGGGCGGCACGATCAAGCGGTTCACCGAGCACCTCAACCCGCGCGGGTCGACGGTGATCGCCCTGGACAAGCCGTCGGAGCGCGAGAAGACGCAGTGGTACTTCCAGCGGTACGTGCAGCACCTGCCGGCCGCCGGCGAGATCGTCATGTTCGACCGCTCCTGGTACAACCGCGCCGGCGTCGAGCGGGTGATGGGCTACTGCACCGCCGAGGAGTACCTGCGCTTCATGCGCCAGGCCCCGGAGTTCGAGCAGATGCTCGTCGAGAGCGGCATCCACCTGGTCAAGTTCTGGTTCTCGGTGACCCGGGGCGAGCAGCGCAGCCGGTTCATCGTGCGGCAGATCGACCCGGTGCGGCAGTGGAAGCTCTCCCCCACCGACCTGGCCTCGCTGGACAAGTGGGAGGCCTACACCGAGGCCAAGGAGGCCATGTTCCTGCACACCGACACCGGCCACGCCCCGTGGACGGTGATCAAGAGCAACGACAAGAAGCGCGCCCGGCTGGAGGCGATGCGTCACGTGCTGGCCCGCTTCGACTACTCCCGCAAGGACCCTGCCGCCGTCGGCACACCCGACCCGCTCATCGTGGGCTCCGCGGCCGAGGTGCTCGAGGAGGAGGCCGGCGCGCCGGTCATGCCCCGCCCCGGGGAGCCCCTGCCGCCCCAGCACGACTGA
- a CDS encoding glycosyltransferase family 4 protein encodes MLREGLDAAPADVVVAGHLGTARPAPAAAAPPSGGVGMRVAVVAETFLPAVNGVVNSVLRLVDHLAVRGHDPVVVAPSGAGYESRCGAWVDVATVPSMRLPGYRQLSVARPAGDLTRVLGRLAPDVVHLASPAVLGLAAARAARTLGVPSIAVFQTDLAAYAEHYRLPGGPAAAWRYLRAVHETAALTLAPSTTTQAMLARHGIGPVTLWPRGVDLDQFAPEHRDPALHHRLAPGGELLVGVVARLAVEKRLALLAPLSELPGVRLVVVGDGPQRRQLARRMPRAHFLGQLGGAELGAVVASLDLFVHPGADETFCQAVQEALAAGVPAVVAASGGPLDLVRHGQNGWLWAGDDPHLLAAMVAGLRDDPVALGTAADRARPSVEERTWGRIGDELIGHLQRLRAHRSAP; translated from the coding sequence GTGCTGCGTGAGGGCCTCGACGCGGCACCGGCGGACGTCGTCGTCGCCGGGCACCTGGGCACCGCCCGGCCGGCTCCGGCCGCGGCCGCACCGCCGTCCGGCGGGGTGGGCATGCGGGTCGCCGTGGTCGCCGAGACGTTCCTGCCCGCGGTCAACGGGGTGGTCAACTCCGTGCTGCGGCTGGTCGACCACCTCGCCGTCCGTGGCCACGACCCGGTGGTGGTCGCCCCGTCCGGCGCGGGCTACGAGTCCCGCTGCGGCGCCTGGGTGGACGTCGCGACCGTGCCGTCGATGCGCCTGCCCGGCTACCGGCAGCTCTCCGTGGCCCGCCCCGCCGGCGACCTGACCCGGGTGCTCGGCCGGCTCGCCCCCGACGTCGTCCACCTCGCCTCCCCCGCCGTCCTCGGCCTGGCAGCGGCCCGAGCGGCCCGCACGCTCGGGGTGCCGTCGATCGCCGTCTTCCAGACCGACCTGGCCGCCTACGCCGAGCACTACCGGCTGCCCGGCGGACCCGCCGCGGCCTGGCGGTACCTGCGTGCGGTGCACGAGACCGCGGCCCTCACCCTGGCCCCCTCGACGACGACGCAGGCGATGCTGGCCCGGCACGGGATCGGCCCGGTCACGCTGTGGCCGCGGGGCGTCGACCTCGACCAGTTCGCCCCGGAGCACCGCGACCCCGCCCTCCACCACCGGCTCGCCCCGGGCGGGGAGCTGCTGGTGGGCGTGGTCGCCCGGCTGGCGGTGGAGAAGCGACTGGCGCTGCTGGCCCCGCTCAGCGAGCTGCCCGGGGTGCGGCTGGTCGTCGTCGGCGACGGCCCCCAGCGGCGGCAGCTGGCCCGCCGGATGCCGCGCGCCCACTTCCTCGGCCAGCTCGGCGGGGCCGAGCTGGGCGCCGTCGTCGCCTCGCTGGACCTCTTCGTGCACCCCGGCGCCGACGAGACCTTCTGCCAGGCCGTGCAGGAGGCGCTGGCCGCGGGCGTGCCGGCGGTCGTCGCTGCCTCGGGTGGCCCGCTGGACCTCGTCCGGCACGGGCAGAACGGCTGGCTCTGGGCCGGGGACGACCCGCATCTGCTGGCCGCGATGGTCGCCGGGCTGCGCGACGACCCGGTCGCGCTCGGCACCGCCGCCGACCGGGCCCGGCCGTCGGTGGAGGAGCGGACCTGGGGCCGGATCGGTGACGAGCTCATCGGCCACCTCCAGCGGCTGCGCGCACACCGCAGCGCACCCTGA
- a CDS encoding DUF2382 domain-containing protein — protein sequence MIGTETLDRVIGADVIDADGNKIGTASEVFLDDQSGAPEWVTVKTGMFGTKESFVPIRDADLTGDGLRVPVTKSAVKDAPRIDSDGHLSPAEETELYRHYNMTENAVAAPVAETTTTAETTTTADTTTTDTNRHGTVGHDTSGPTTDDAMTLSEERVNVGTQNVETGRARLRKYVVTENVTETVPVSHEEVRIEREPITDANRGNALDGPAISEEEHEVTLHAERPVVEKEAVPVERVRLDTETVTEQQQVSETVRKEQVDTDGITDTNRR from the coding sequence ATGATCGGCACCGAGACCCTCGACCGCGTCATCGGCGCAGACGTCATCGACGCCGACGGCAACAAGATCGGTACGGCCTCCGAGGTGTTCCTCGACGACCAGTCGGGCGCCCCTGAGTGGGTCACCGTCAAGACCGGCATGTTCGGCACCAAGGAGTCGTTCGTCCCGATCCGGGACGCGGACCTGACCGGCGACGGCCTGCGTGTCCCCGTGACCAAGAGCGCGGTGAAGGACGCCCCGCGCATCGACTCCGACGGCCACCTCTCCCCGGCCGAGGAGACCGAGCTGTACCGGCACTACAACATGACCGAGAACGCCGTCGCGGCGCCGGTCGCCGAGACGACGACGACGGCCGAGACCACCACCACGGCCGACACCACGACGACGGACACCAACCGGCACGGCACCGTGGGTCACGACACCTCCGGTCCGACGACCGACGACGCCATGACCCTCTCCGAGGAGCGCGTCAACGTCGGCACCCAGAACGTCGAGACCGGCCGCGCACGGCTGCGCAAGTACGTCGTGACCGAGAACGTCACCGAGACCGTCCCCGTGTCCCACGAGGAGGTCCGGATCGAGCGCGAGCCGATCACCGACGCCAACCGCGGCAACGCCCTGGACGGGCCGGCCATCTCCGAGGAGGAGCACGAGGTGACGCTGCACGCCGAGCGTCCCGTCGTGGAGAAGGAGGCCGTCCCGGTCGAGCGCGTGCGCCTGGACACCGAGACCGTCACCGAGCAGCAGCAGGTGAGCGAGACCGTCCGCAAGGAGCAGGTCGACACCGACGGGATCACCGACACCAACCGTCGCTGA